From a single Balneolales bacterium ANBcel1 genomic region:
- a CDS encoding ATP-binding cassette domain-containing protein, protein MKTILTLSSVVKEFQKAKAVDELSFSVEDGEIFALLGPNGAGKTTTVRMIMQIIQPDRGEIRFDPAINGQGRVMRSRLGYLPEERGLYQDMPVLENLVYLAGLCSNDPNSIRKEALQWLERFGLADRKRDKVSALSKGNQQKIQFIASILHRPALAVLDEPFSGFDPINQELMSDVIRDLRNAGTTILLSAHQMQLVERIADRILLLDSGRERICGTLAEIRKKTISARKIEVGFDAGVDPSALSRIPGIKAVESLEQEVWTVYPEENADLNRILNGFTEAGRVRHLQTADAGLHEIFLHSFTNTNMESK, encoded by the coding sequence ATGAAAACTATTCTGACCTTGTCTTCGGTAGTCAAGGAGTTTCAAAAAGCGAAGGCCGTTGACGAGCTCTCTTTTTCGGTGGAAGATGGGGAGATCTTTGCCCTGCTTGGGCCCAACGGTGCCGGAAAAACCACCACGGTTCGCATGATCATGCAGATCATCCAGCCCGACCGCGGAGAGATACGTTTTGATCCGGCCATCAATGGGCAGGGCCGGGTGATGCGCTCCAGGCTGGGCTATCTCCCGGAGGAGCGGGGCTTGTATCAGGATATGCCAGTTCTGGAAAATCTGGTCTATCTGGCAGGGCTGTGCTCGAATGACCCGAACAGTATCAGAAAGGAAGCCCTGCAGTGGCTGGAACGGTTTGGGCTGGCAGACAGAAAGCGCGACAAGGTTTCGGCTCTCTCCAAAGGGAATCAGCAAAAAATCCAGTTCATCGCATCCATCCTTCATCGCCCCGCTCTGGCCGTGCTGGATGAGCCGTTCTCGGGCTTCGACCCCATCAACCAGGAGCTGATGTCGGATGTGATCCGCGATCTGCGAAATGCCGGCACCACCATACTTCTGAGCGCGCACCAGATGCAGCTGGTTGAGCGTATCGCCGACCGTATCCTGCTTCTGGACAGCGGCCGGGAGCGTATCTGCGGGACTCTCGCAGAAATTCGTAAAAAAACCATCTCGGCCCGGAAAATTGAAGTCGGTTTTGATGCCGGAGTGGACCCGTCCGCTCTGTCACGCATCCCCGGAATCAAAGCGGTGGAATCGCTGGAACAGGAAGTATGGACGGTTTACCCGGAAGAAAACGCCGACCTGAACCGCATCCTGAATGGCTTCACAGAGGCCGGCCGGGTCAGACACCTGCAAACCGCCGATGCGGGCCTGCATGAAATCTTTCTGCACAGTTTTACGAACACAAATATGGAGTCGAAATGA